The stretch of DNA AAGCCCTAATCAAGACATCCATCCGTTTAATGGATGATCTTTCAACTGCCTGACTGGGGAATCATATCAAAGAATTTCCATGACATTGCAAAGGCTTTGGGCAGATGGCAATAAGTAAATGCCTCCTATAAAGTTTCCCTTCAGCATGCTTTTCTGAAGTTTAgcgttttcattttaaaaatggcataGTGGTTTTGCAGATCACTCAGTGAAGTTTCCAACTtaggtatataaataaaatttggggGTTTTCCTCACCATCGAGGACAGTTGATGCTCTAGGAAGCTGTGTGGTGTTCGAGGCATGGCGTTGAATATTGCCCAGCACATTGGCCTTGGGAAAGGTGGGTTTATAGGACTGTGGAACACACTCTGAAATCACGGTgcagcacacacaaaaaacctcGGTGTTGGCTTTGCCTCTTAGGAGGCCAGGGAATGAGGTCTTGAAGTTTGGATACGTTGTTGGGAAAGCTGCGGGAATTGAGGAGTGAAATGTTAAAAGTGGAGGCCGGAGAGGCCTCCCTTTGACATAAGAGGCACCTGAAAcccagaaaaaaggaagagaattgcTCCTAGTCCCTGGGGTGTCTATGCTGGGCCCAGCGCCCAACCAAGCACGGGGTGGAGCGGGACGaggtggaggagaggaggggtGCCAAAGGGGATGCTGAGGGAGATAGTGTGGGGCCCTTGAGGTCTTCATGTCTATCCTCTACTTCCGTCCTTTCTCCGGGGACCTCCACTCCAAACTGTCACCCCTGGACCCCCAGGTGACCATGGAGGAAGAAGATGAGTCTCGTGGGAAGACGGAGGAGTCGGGCGAGGATCGGGGTGATGGTCCGCCAGACAGAGACCCCACGCTTTCTCCTTCTGCCTTTATCCTGGTGAGGCTGCTGGGCTCCTGGCACTGAGGGATGGAGGAGCTGGGCATCCACACTCCAGGGGCCTGACTCCGGGGCCCAAGGCAGGGGCAGTGGACTCCTGGCTCCCGTGAAGCACTTGAGTCTGGCTGTCAGTGTCTGGGATGTCTGTCTCccaaggggcagaggttgcaaagcATCTGCCTGGGTCCTCTGACGCTTGGTTCTTCCCCCCTTCCCCAGCGAGCCATCCAGCAGGCTGTGGGAAGCTCCCTGCAGGGGGACCTGCCCAATGATAAAGGTATGGCGGCTTCCGGTTCCTTTCAGCCCCGCCCTCTCTCGGCGCTCTTTATCCTAATGTCATTGATACAAGCTTTTCTGAAGCCACCTGGGTGCCACCCTTGTGCTGGCACGGGGAGCCAAAAATGGGCAGACACTCTGTGGCTGCCTTGGAAGGGCCTAATGTGCGGTGGAAGGGAGACAGACACAGTGctgggagagggcaggaggcCCACCTCAGCTAGCATGGTGGGAGGTGGGTCAGGGCACCTTCCCAGAGCGGGGACAGGTGAACGGGCCCTCTAAGGACCTATGAGTCTAAGGACCTAGGATTAGAGGGAAGCCTGATTGGCTGCAGCAGGCCCACAGCACTGGTGCAGCGGTGAGCAGCTGTGCTGGGCTTCCTTGGGGCTGGCATGCAGGAAGGTGtgagtggggttgggggaggcagGAGACGTCTCTGGGGACTGCATCCCAGCAAGGCCTGAATGCCAGGTTGAGGTGTCTGAGGGCAGACAGGAGGACAAATGGCTGAGCATCAGAGCCTCAGAAGTGGGTGCTGGGAAGtcctcctgggaggcagagcgtgGAGGCCTGGAGAGCAGGCGGGAGGCTGGTTCCGCTGTCAGGAACAAATTAAAGTTCCTCTTTCCTCTACCCCACAAGTCTCGGCAGCGAGTCTCCTGTGTCCAATACCCCATGCAAATCTCTCACCAGATGGCTCTCGGTGTCATGGCCTTCGATGGCGGCGCTGCCGGAGTCCACGGTCAGAGCCCCGTTCCCAGGAATCAGGGGGGACTGACACAGCTACTGTGAGTAAGAAGAGGGGGCTGGGGGCCTGACTCACGGGTATTGGAGGAAGGGATGGGTGCCTGAGTCTGAGGGAATGGGGTTTGGGGACCTGGACTCCTGGCTCTGCGATGCTGACCAGGGGCAGTGTTGGAGAGTCTGGGGGCCTGATCTGGGCCTGAGCTTTGAGTGCTGATGGCTGTCAAGCTACAGGAATTAGATCCTCAGTTTTCTTGGGGATCTTAGATGTCTGGGTTCCTGAGAGGTTAGGGAGTTGGGAAGTAGGATTTGCCAGTCTTCATGTGGCCAGGGACAGCATAGAGCCTCTCTGGCCTCTTCCAGGTGTTGGACATGGCCGCGGACAGCTTCCTTGCCGGGCTGGTGAGTGTCCTGGATCCCCCGGATACCTGGGTTCCCAGCCGCCTGGACCTGCGGCCTGGCGAGTGAGTAGCTGGGCAGCTGGAGTGGGAGAGGCCTCGGTGTGAGAGCCAGAAGCACCCCTAAGGCTCACCCACCCCTTCCGCCTTGCAGAAGTGAGGACATGCTGGAGCTGGTGGCTGAGGTCCGAATCGGGGACAGAGATCCCATTCCTCtgcctgtgcccagcctgctgccCCGTCTCAGGGCCTGGAGGACAGGCAAAACGGGTATGTGGGGCCAGGGTGGAGCTGGGCAGGTGGCCTTGGAGTTGTGTGGGGATCGGCTGTttttggtagtgatggtggtggtgattgtgTCATTAGACAGAACCTTTCCCTTGTCTTTGTATTAGATGTGATCAAGGCTGTAGGTGCATACAGATGTATATAAAGTAAAAACCAATGTGCTGGGGCTATGTGGGAGTGGTCAGCATGTGTGACACTTGGTTTCGGCACACTAAGCGTTAGTGTCACTGCACTGGGACTTCATCTCCCCAGGAGGGGGACTCTTCGAGTTGCTATATTCAGAGAAGCAGACAGCCTGAAAAATGGCAGGCACTTGCCCAAGGGCGCACAGCCAGATGCTCCATGGGGTGCCTGGGCCTTGAGCCCTGGTGTGTCTATGAGTCTGAAGCCCAAGTTTTTGATTTCTGAGATGTGCGCTGCCCAAGGAGGAATCTTCTCCTCCAACCCTACACACAGTGGTAACCCTGTGAGCAGTTTAGACCAAACTTGAACGCACAGCTCAATTGCAAGGAGGACTTGTTACTATGCACATCGCTGGGCCCACTCCCGGGGTTCTGATTCTGCAGGTCTGGAGTGGGACCTGGGAATTTTCATTGTAAACAATACATGCTGCTGAGCCTGGACTCTGTTGAGAACTCTAGGTTTAGGCCTGCCTTCTGCGTGAACATATGTAtttggaggaggaggtggagggagaggagaggaaggtgcAGTTAGCTGTGGGCGCCAGCTGTGAGCCGTGAGCACTGGTTCTGTGGTAGAGCAGGCACACCACTCTGTGCCAGGTCATGTTTACCttgtttcgctctgttgcccagactggagtgcagtggcgtcacctcggcccactgcaacctctgcttcctgagtacaagcgattctcctgcctcagcctcctgagtagctgggactataggtgtgtgccaccacacccagctaattttcctatttttaatagagatggggtttcactatgctggccaggatggtcttgatctcttgacctcaagtgctctgcctgcctcagcctcccaaagtgctgggattacaagcgtgagccaccgtgcccggctaccttcttttttttgagacgaggtctcactatgtcccccaggctagagtgcagtggcacaatcatggctcactgcagcctcaaattcctgggctcaagttatcctgttgtctcagtctctggagtacctgggactacaggtgcatgccaccatgcctggctagttttttttttttattttcttttttctttttttgagatgtagtcttgctctgtcacctaggctggagtgcagtagcgcgatctagtctcactgcaacctccgcctcccgggttcaagtgattctcctgcctcagcctcctgagttgctgggattataggcatgcaccaccatgttcagctaatttttctatttttagtggagatggggtttcactgtgttcgccagggtggtcttaaactcttgacctgaagtgatcctcctgcctcagcctccaaagtgctgggattacgagcatgagccaccatgcctgccacctcctctccttttttttaaattaatagctGGAAACGATTTATGCATTAAGTACAGAGACATGGTACCTAGGACTTATGACATTCTTAGGGGcccacaatttctttaaaatcagaagctgtatggctcaagcctgtaatcccagcactttgggaggccgagacgggcggatcacgaggtcaggagatcgagaccatcctggctaacacagtgaaaccccgtctctactaaaaacacaaaaactagccgggcgaggtggcgggagcctgtagtcccagctactcgggaggctgaggcgggagaatggcgcaaacccgggaggcggggtttgcagtgagctgagatccggccactgcactccagtacgggcgacagagcgagactccgcctcaaaaaaaaaaaaaaaaaaaaaaaaaaatcagaagctgtagatctgggcgcggtggctcacgcctgtaatcccagcactttgggaggaggccaacgcgggcggatcatgaggtgaagagattgagaccatcctggccaacatggtgaaaccccgtctcccctaaaaatacaaaaattagctgggcgtggtggcgcttgcctctagtcccagctactcgggaggctgaggcaggataatcgcttgaactcaggagatggaggttgcagtgagccgagatcatgccaccgcactccagcctgggtgacagagcaagacttcgtctcagaaaAGAATCAGAAGCTGTAGGGGATAAGTAAACAAATGGGCAGGGCAGTGTTCCCCTAAAACTTGATTTAGGAAAACAGGTGGTATGCTGGATTTGGCCCCTGGGCCTTAAAAGTGATAAAGGTGTATCTGGAAGCTAATAGTAGTTGTTTTCAGGGGGACTCTGAggttatgttttatttgtttattctaggtagatttaaaaagaaaagaggccgggcgcggtggctcaagcctgtaatcccagcactttgggaggccgaggcggacggatcacaaggtcaggaggtcgagaccatcctggctaacacagtgaaaccccgtctccacttaaaaaatacaaaaaattagccgggcgagatggcggcgcctgtagtcccagctactcgggaggctgaggcaggagaatggcgtgaacccgggaggcggagcttgcattgagctgagatccggccactgcactccagcctgggcgacagagcgagactccatctcaaaaaaaaaaaaaaaaaaaaaaaaaaaaagaaaagaaagttcaccCATAATCCTATCCCATACAGAAATGTACATAAAGCTGTGGATCTCATGTGTTTGCACTGCGCTCTGGTCTGTGGAGTATTTTATGCTTAAGGTGCTGGGAATAGCGATGAGGCTAggaaaagctgaggctcagacTGTCCTCACCCGGCAGCAGGTGCAGCCTGGCTCTTTCTGTGCACTCATCTGTTCCTCCGCACATCCTGGCAAGTACATGCTGTCATCATCACCTCTGCTTCATCTTCCCCGAAGCCCTTGGCAGCTGAGGGACTGTACACTGCACTCattgataatctttttttttgtttgtgagagagagttttgctcttgttgcccgggctggagtgcagtggtgcgatctcagctcactgcaacctctgcctcccaggttcagttctcctgcttcagcctcccgagtagttgggattacaggcatgtgccaccacacctggctaatttggtatttttcgtagaaacagggtttcatgtttgtcaggctggtctcaaactcccaacctcaggtgatctgtctgcctcggcctcccaaagtgctaggattacaggcatgagccactccacctggccATAAAGGGtgttggatgaatgaacaaatacccgttttatagatgaggaaactgaggtagacACGTCAATCCACTTGCCTGTGGTCATGTGGCTGGTGAGGGCCAGCCTCTGGATCAAGGGGTGGCTCTGGTGCTGCCCTCTTGACCCCTTTCCTTCCCTGGCGTTGTCCTCACACTCTGCTGGCATCCTTGCTGTGGTGTGGCCTCTGTCAGTCATCTCCATCGTGTGACTGTGGCATCACGACTGTAGTACTTAGCACAGTGCAGCAGGCTCTTTGGGGGCGAACGAGGTGACATATGAAGCACCATGCCTGGTTTGGAGGAAGAGGCAAACCTTTGTCATTGCCACTGACACTGGTCAGTGGTGTCACTGAGTCCTGAGCAGATGTAATTCCTTGGGTGGGGACTCAGCACAGAGTGAAGAGCTTGGGGTGAAGACCAGCCTTGCTGTGctccccagctctgccatttcctgGCTCTGCACTGGAATCTCACCCTGTCAGCCTCCCATTCTTCCTTCTACCAAACAGGAGAAACTCCCACGAGAGGCAGCTGGCGCAGCAGGCCGGAGCTTGTTTTTGTCTTGGAGGGGGACttaggtttgaatcccagctctcccCCTGCAGCCTGTTTTCCTGTTTcgtcttcgcccaggctggagtgcagtggttgtggtcagagctcactgcagcctccacttggGATCAGTCACCAGCACTGGTCAAGGTAGTTCCTAGTTTCAGGGCCAGGGTACATTGCCCAGGGTCAGGCCAGTGCTGTCACAGGATATGGGAGTGCAAGTTCGGGGCCACATTGACTCAGTTTACACCCTGACTGCTGCCTCCTCTCTGTGTGCCCTTGGGGAGGATACTACagccttctgcctcagtttcctccagtGACCTTTGGGTTAAGAACCGTggtgtgtggccgggcgcggtggctcaagcctgtaatcctagcactttgggaggctgagacgggcggatcacgaggtcaggagatcgagaccatcctggctaacacggtaaaaccccgtctctaataaaaactacaaaaaactacccgggcgaggtggcgggcgcctgtagtcccagctactcgggaggctgaggcaggagaatggcgtgaacctgggaggcggagcttgcagtgagctgagatccggccacagcactccagcctggttgacagagccagactccgtctcaaaaaaaagaaaaaaaaaagaaccgtgGTGTGCAGTTGTCAGGAGCATCCTACGGCTGGCTCCTGTGAAGCAGTTGGGGCTTCCTGGGCAGGACCTGGTGGCCCAGCAAGTGTCCATGGCTGGGCCAGCAAGCAGGCACCAGAAGGGAGGTGAAGGCCCTGACCGCTTCTCTCTCCCTGTTCCTTTGCAGTTTCTCCACAGTCGGACTCCTCTCGGCCTGCCTGTGCCCGTCACCTCACCTTGGGCACGGGAGACGggggccctgccccaccccctgccccctcctctgcatcctcctccccttccccttctccctcatcttcctccccttcccctcccccgcccccaccgccCCCTGCACCCCCAGCCCCGCCTGCCCCCCGATTTGATATCTATGACCCCTTCCACCCCACCGACGAGGCCTACTCTCCACCGCCTGCTCCGGAGCAAAAGTACGACCCCTTCGAGCCCACTGGCTCCAACCCCAGCTCATCAGCCGGGACCCCCTCacctgaggaggaagaggaggaggaggaagaggaagaagaagaggaagaggaagaagaggaggaggaagaaggccTGTCCCAGAGCATCAGCCGTATCTCGGAGACCCTGGCAGGCATCTACGATGACAACAGCCTGAGCCAGGACTTCCCAGGTGATGAGAGCCCCCGCCCGGACCCGCAGCCCACACAGCCGCCTCCGGCCCCTGGAACGCCGCCCCAGGCGGACTCCACCCGGGCTGATGGAGCCACGCGCCGGCGGGTCTTCGTGGTGGGGACTGAGGCGGAAGCCTGTCGGGAAGGCAAGGTCTCGGTGGAGGTGGTGACCGCTGGTGGAACCACCCTCCCGCCGCCCCTGATGCCACCCGGCGACTCGGAGATCGAGGAAGGCGAGATCGTCCAGCCGGAGGAGGAGCCCAGGGTGGCGCTGTCCCTCTTCCGCCCGGGTGGCCGGGCCGCCCGGCCTCCGCCTGCCGCCTCGGCCACCCCCACGGcccagccccttccccagcctcccgcTCCCCGGGCCCCCGAGGGGGACGACTTCTTGTCCCTGCATGCGGAGTCCGACGGCGAGGGTGCCCTGCAGGTGGACCTGGGGGAGCCGGCCCCTGCGCCGCCCGCCGCAGACTCGCGCTGGGGCGGCCTGGACCTGCGCCGCAAGATCCTGACCCAGCGGCGGGAGCGCTACCGCCAGCGCTCGCCCTCCCCGGCGCCCGCGCCTGCCCCGGCCGCCGCTGCTGGTCCGCCAACGCGCAAGAAGTCCAGGAGGGAACGCAAGCGTAGCGGCGAGGCCAAGGAGGCCGCCTCGTCCTCGTCGGGCACCCAGCCTGCGCCTCCCGCCCCGGCCTCGCCCTGGGACTCTAAGAAGCACCGCTCGCGGGACCGCAAGCCCGGCTCTCATGCCTCGTCGTCGACCCGCCGCCGTTCCCGCTCCCGCTCCCGCTCCGCCCGCCACCGCTCGCGCAGCACCGACCGCCGCCGAGGGGGCAGCCGCAGGTCGCGGTCCCGGGagaagcggcggcggcggcggcgctccGCCTCCCCGCCCCCGGCCACCTCCTCATCGTCGTCCTCGAGGCGCGAGCGGCACCGCGGGAAACACCGGGACGGTGGCGGcagcaagaagaagaagaagcggTCACGGTCCCGGGGTGAGAAGCGGTCTGGGGATGGCAGCGAGAAGGCCCCGGCGCCCGCCCCGCCACCCTCCGGCTCCACCTCTGGTGGTGACCGCGACAGCCGCCGCCGGGGGGCCGTGCCACCCTCCATCCAGGACCTTACGGACCACGACCTCTTCGCCATCAAGCGGACCATCACGGTGGGCCGGCTTGACAAGTCCGACCCCCGAGGACCTTCTCCTGCCCCGGCCTCGTCACCTAAGCGGGAGGTCCTGTATGACTCCGAGGGACTGAGCGGCGAGGAGCGGGGCGGCAAGAGCAGCCAGAAGGATCGGCGCCGCTCGggggctgcctcctcctcctcctcctcccgggaGAAGGGGTCTCGTCGGAAGGCGCTGGATGGGGGTGACCGGGATCGGGACAGGGACAGAGATAGGGACAGGGACAGGTCATCCAAGAAGGCCCGGCCCCCCAAGGAGTCGGCACCTTCCTCAGGGCCCCCGCCAAAGCCACCGGTCAGCAGCGGCTCAGGCTCTTCATCCTCGTCGTCATCCTGTTCTTCCCGGAAGGTGAAGCTGCAGTCCAAGGTGGCGGTGCTCATCCGCGAAGGTGTCAGCAGCACCACCCCCGCCAAGGATGCTGCGTCGGCCGGCCTGGGCTCCATCGGCGTCAAATTCAGCCGCGACCGCGAGAGTCGCTCCCCCTTCCTCAAACCCGAGGAGCGGGCCCCCACTGAGATGGCCAAAGCAGCTCCGGGCAGCACCAAGCCCAAAAAGACCAAGGtcaaggccaaggcaggggccAAGAAAGCCAAGGGGACCAAGGGAAAGACCAAGCCATCCAAAACCAGGAAAAAGGTCCGCAGCGGAGGTGGCAGCGGGGGCAGTGGCGGCCCGGTGTCGCTGAAGAAGTCCAAAGCGGATAGCTGCAGCCAGGCAGCAGGCACCAAGGGGGCGGAGGAGACTTCGTGGTCTGGTGAGGAGCGGGCAGCCAAGGTTCCTAGCACCCCGCCCCCCAAGGTAGCCCCACCACCCCCTGCCCTCACTCCAGACTCGCAGACCGTGGACAGCAGCTGCAAGACACCCGAGGTCTCCTTCCTGCCTGAGGAGGCCACTGAGGAGGCTGGGGTCCGAGgtggggcagaggaggaggaggaggaggaagaagaggaggaggaagaggaagaggaggaggagcagcagccTGCCACCACTACGGCCACTAGCACCGCTGCAGCCGCCCCTAGCACTGCCCCCAGTGCGGGGTCCACAGCCGGTGACTCGGGGGCGGAGGACGGGCCAGCTTCCCGTGTCTCCCAACTGCCCACGCTGCCCCCGCCCATGCCCTGGAATCTGCCGGCTGGTGTGGACTGCACCACCAGCGGTGTCCTGGCCTGTGAGTGTCCCCTGGGGGAGGGGGGTGCTGGGGCAGGTGAGACAGTATGGAGACTGGAGGGTACAGACTTAGAGGCAGTGGGGTGCCCTGGAAGGGAGAGGTTTATAAGGACATGGACtaggagggtgggggtgggtgaaGGCCAGTTAGGGTCTGTCCGGAGGCTCTAGGTGCCTGGGTGTACTGGGAGAGAAGGGCTGGCAGGAGCAGGTGGTGGCCAGCGCAGACTGGAATGGTGGGCTGGGTTCTGGGATTCCCCTAGAGGGGGACCAGGAGAGAGAGACCAGAAAGAATGGCTTGAGCAGGACACCATGTTCCTTACGCATCGTGGTTGCCTCTACCAGACtgcagaggtggggagagaggctGGAACTGGCCACGGGGCGTCaggaggcagaatctcactcctGCCGTCTCATCACTGCATGACCGTGGCCAGCCCTATAGccacacacctggagtcccaagAACATTCGGGGTATGGGCCGTTCTGTCGTTGGCCAAGGCCCCCTTTTCCCAGTTCTGAGTGTGAGGCCTTGTGGCTGTTCTGGGACCCAGGGCAGGAGATGGTAGCAAGTGTCCAGGTGAGGTTCACCAGCTCCTGTCCTGTCACCTCCCCCATCTTCATGTTGTCACCTCTCCACATCCTGCAGTGACTGCACTTCTCTTCAAGATGGAAGAAGCCAACCTGGCAAGCCGAGCGAAGGCCCAGGAGCTGATCCAGGCCACCAACCAGGTGGGCTCCCCTGGGGGAGAGTCCCTGCCGCCCCTTCTTTTGTCCATTGCCTCGGGTTAGGAGAGGAACCGCAGGCCCGGCAGCTCTGGGGCAAGGTATCGGCCTGAAGAGGAGCCTGTTGCCTCAGCTGTGGGGAAGTCAGCGTGGGAACAGTGGGGTGCACGTCCCCTCTTCTCCTCCACTTCCCTTTACTCATCATCCCTCCGTCCTCTTCCCACAGATCCTCAGCCACAGAAAGCCACCCTCAAGTCTGGGGGTGACCCCAGCTCCTGTGCCCACCTCTTTGGGTCTGCCCCCTGGCCCCTCCAGCTACCTGCTTCCTGGCAGCCTCCCTCTGGGGGGCTGCGGTTcaactccccccacccccaccgggCTGGCTGCCACGTCTGACAAGAGAGAGGGCAGCAGCAGCTCTGAGGGCCGTGGGGACACAGATAAGGTGAGCTGACCTGGGGAGAGGTGGGGCAGTGGTGACAGTTCTGTAGAGAATATGGACTGGAACTGAGACGCAGAGGCCCAAGGAGAAAGGGAGACTGAGGCCATAGAAACTAAAGTCATGGAACTGTAAGGAACTCCACTTCGCTGGAATGGATGAGCGGGAAATTCGTTAGGCATGTCCAAGAGAAAATCACGTCTGTgcgtgtgtgggggtgtgtgcatCTACCCCACATCTACACACCCTGTAACAGACGCCCCACACTGCAGCCCACCCCTTGATGATCTGTTTCTCACACTGTCTCCCTCTCAGTGTGAGTGGGGGAGGCTGGTTTCTGAATAAAAACTCAAGAACCTGTTTCTAGATGAAGGGAGGGAGAATGGGTGCCAGGCAGATAGTCATGTAGGTTCTTACTCAGCTGCTCTGGCCGGTTCTTTCTCCTGGGCTCTGGGGCTGTTTCTGTCTTGGTCAGGTCTAgatgtgggttttttgtttttgttttttctttgagatggagtctcgctctgtcacccggtctggagtgcagtggtgccatctcagctcactgcagcctccgcctcccaggtttgagtgattctcctgcctcagcctcccaagtagctgggatgacaggcacacaccaccacacccggctaatatttgtatttttagtagagatggggtttcaccacgttggccaggctggtcttg from Rhinopithecus roxellana isolate Shanxi Qingling chromosome 12, ASM756505v1, whole genome shotgun sequence encodes:
- the SCAF1 gene encoding splicing factor, arginine/serine-rich 19 gives rise to the protein MEEEDESRGKTEESGEDRGDGPPDRDPTLSPSAFILRAIQQAVGSSLQGDLPNDKDGSRCHGLRWRRCRSPRSEPRSQESGGTDTATVLDMAADSFLAGLVSVLDPPDTWVPSRLDLRPGESEDMLELVAEVRIGDRDPIPLPVPSLLPRLRAWRTGKTVSPQSDSSRPACARHLTLGTGDGGPAPPPAPSSASSSPSPSPSSSSPSPPPPPPPPAPPAPPAPRFDIYDPFHPTDEAYSPPPAPEQKYDPFEPTGSNPSSSAGTPSPEEEEEEEEEEEEEEEEEEEEEEGLSQSISRISETLAGIYDDNSLSQDFPGDESPRPDPQPTQPPPAPGTPPQADSTRADGATRRRVFVVGTEAEACREGKVSVEVVTAGGTTLPPPLMPPGDSEIEEGEIVQPEEEPRVALSLFRPGGRAARPPPAASATPTAQPLPQPPAPRAPEGDDFLSLHAESDGEGALQVDLGEPAPAPPAADSRWGGLDLRRKILTQRRERYRQRSPSPAPAPAPAAAAGPPTRKKSRRERKRSGEAKEAASSSSGTQPAPPAPASPWDSKKHRSRDRKPGSHASSSTRRRSRSRSRSARHRSRSTDRRRGGSRRSRSREKRRRRRRSASPPPATSSSSSSRRERHRGKHRDGGGSKKKKKRSRSRGEKRSGDGSEKAPAPAPPPSGSTSGGDRDSRRRGAVPPSIQDLTDHDLFAIKRTITVGRLDKSDPRGPSPAPASSPKREVLYDSEGLSGEERGGKSSQKDRRRSGAASSSSSSREKGSRRKALDGGDRDRDRDRDRDRDRSSKKARPPKESAPSSGPPPKPPVSSGSGSSSSSSSCSSRKVKLQSKVAVLIREGVSSTTPAKDAASAGLGSIGVKFSRDRESRSPFLKPEERAPTEMAKAAPGSTKPKKTKVKAKAGAKKAKGTKGKTKPSKTRKKVRSGGGSGGSGGPVSLKKSKADSCSQAAGTKGAEETSWSGEERAAKVPSTPPPKVAPPPPALTPDSQTVDSSCKTPEVSFLPEEATEEAGVRGGAEEEEEEEEEEEEEEEEEEQQPATTTATSTAAAAPSTAPSAGSTAGDSGAEDGPASRVSQLPTLPPPMPWNLPAGVDCTTSGVLALTALLFKMEEANLASRAKAQELIQATNQILSHRKPPSSLGVTPAPVPTSLGLPPGPSSYLLPGSLPLGGCGSTPPTPTGLAATSDKREGSSSSEGRGDTDKYLKKLHTQERAVEEVKLAIKPYYQKKDITKEEYKDILRKAVHKICHSKSGEINPVKVSNLVRAYVQRYRYFRKHGRKPGDPPGPPRPPKEPGPPDKGGPGLPLPPL